A stretch of the Candidatus Hydrogenedentota bacterium genome encodes the following:
- a CDS encoding M28 family peptidase, which translates to MNQNGPPAIKFIAVFGIGIFVLLWAVSAMLRQAVQPAEKQLVAVAESHSPFDQQRAWAGLEHVVGLGPRPAGSEAAGALREHLRKELLTAGLVVREQAVDAAGPEGPVRLVNLFAECRGDLDGVIVLAGHYDTRHFDDFPFVGANGGGAETAWLLEMARALGPERKGCSVWLVWLDGEELPEEAPPENGPPGGRAFADHLREVGMFEKVAAVVMVDGIGDAYLGVPRDPGAPRWLGNAVWRTALRLGYGAHFLHQERPAGGSLLSFRGAGLPALGVADLSYGGSLTSDQRLRHTAEDTLDRVRAESLKAVGDVLYHALSAVDEDWKRRRPPGAQ; encoded by the coding sequence ATGAACCAGAACGGCCCGCCGGCGATTAAGTTCATCGCCGTCTTTGGGATCGGCATCTTCGTGCTGCTGTGGGCGGTGTCCGCCATGCTCCGCCAGGCGGTGCAGCCGGCGGAGAAGCAGCTGGTGGCCGTCGCGGAATCGCATTCGCCCTTCGACCAGCAGCGGGCCTGGGCCGGCCTGGAGCACGTGGTCGGGCTGGGGCCGCGTCCGGCGGGGTCGGAGGCCGCCGGGGCGCTGCGCGAACACCTGCGCAAGGAGCTGCTGACGGCGGGGCTGGTGGTGCGGGAGCAGGCCGTGGACGCCGCCGGGCCGGAGGGCCCTGTCCGCCTGGTGAACCTGTTTGCCGAGTGCCGGGGCGACCTGGACGGCGTCATCGTGCTGGCGGGCCACTACGACACCCGCCATTTTGACGACTTCCCCTTTGTCGGGGCGAACGGGGGCGGCGCGGAGACGGCCTGGCTGCTGGAAATGGCGCGCGCACTGGGCCCGGAACGGAAAGGCTGCTCGGTGTGGCTGGTATGGCTGGACGGCGAGGAACTGCCGGAAGAGGCCCCTCCAGAGAACGGTCCGCCCGGGGGCAGGGCCTTTGCGGACCATCTGCGGGAAGTGGGCATGTTTGAAAAAGTGGCGGCGGTTGTCATGGTGGACGGGATTGGCGACGCCTATCTGGGGGTCCCGCGCGACCCCGGCGCGCCCCGCTGGCTGGGAAACGCGGTGTGGCGGACGGCCCTTCGGCTGGGCTACGGCGCCCACTTCCTTCATCAGGAACGGCCCGCAGGGGGAAGCCTGCTTTCGTTCCGCGGGGCGGGCCTGCCCGCCCTGGGGGTGGCTGACCTGTCCTACGGGGGGTCGCTGACCTCCGACCAGCGCCTGCGGCACACGGCGGAGGACACCCTGGACCGGGTGCGCGCGGAGAGTTTGAAGGCCGTCGGCGATGTCCTTTATCATGCTCTCAGT